TCTCTTAGACCTTATCAACACGATGGTTTTTCATGGTTATTAAATATGAGAAAAATAGGGTTTGGGGCCTGCCTAGCAGATGATATGGGTTTAGGAAAAACAATACAGACGATTACATACCTATTGGCAGTAAAAGAAGCTTATCACCAAAACCTACAACAACCTTTTCTATTGATCTGTCCTACTTCATTAATTGGAAATTGGGAACATGAATTGGGACTTTTTGCACCAACTCTAAATGTATATGTTCATCATGGGCAACACCGCTCAATAGAGGAAGAAATATTACTAGATAACGTCGATATCGTCATCACTTCTTATGCACTTGCTGTCCGTGACGAAAACATTTGGACCTCTAGAATTTGGGAAGCATTAATTTTAGACGAGGCACAACACGTTAAAAATATTGAAACCAAGCAAAGAAGGAGTATTAAAGAAATCGAAGCTGTTCATCGAATCGCACTAACTGGAACACCAATAGAAAATCGCCTAAAAGAACTTTGGTCAATTATTGATATGCTAAATGATCATTTCCTTGGATCATTTCAGCAATTTTCAAAGATTTTTATTAGGGAAATCGAAGGCTCTGAGCAAAACAACGAAAAACTAAACGAATTACGTTCGATGATCTCTCCTTTCTTACTCAGAAGAACAAAGCAAGATAAGGAAATTCATTTACAGCTTCCGGATAAGAAGGAAATTATCCACCGCGTCGGTCTAACTGTAGAGCAAGCCAGTCTATATCAAGCCGTTATTAATGATCTCTTTGATAAAATTGATACTGTTTCAGAAATGGAACGAAGAGCACTAATTTTAAGTAGTTTAACAAAACTAAAACAAATATGTAATCATCCAGTTCACTACTTAAAAGAAAATGGCGCTCTAGATAATCGTTCTGAAAAATGGGAAGAATTGATGCTATTGTCTGAAACTATTGCTTCTAATAATGAAAAGGCCCTTATTTTTACTCAGTACAAAGAAATGGGGTCAATTATTCAAAAAGGGTTAGAGAGTAAATTCAACACAACGATACCCTTTCTACACGGAAGCTTACAGAGACAGAAACGTGAGGAACTTATTTGGGAATTCATGAATACAGATACACCATTTTTTATACTATCTTTAAAAGCAGGTGGAGTTGGCTTAAATTTAACTGCAGCCACACATGTTATTCATTATGATCGATGGTGGAACCCAGCCGTTGAAAATCAAGCAACTGACCGTGCCTACCGTATTGGCCAAACCGAGGATGTAACAGTTCATAAGTTACTTACAAAAGGAACCTTAGAAGAAAAAATACATCTCATGCTTGAAAAGAAACAGGCATTGTCTGATCAAATCTTAAATGCAAATGAGAATAAACTTTCTGAGTTAACTACCAATGAATTAGAGCAATTCTTAAAACTAAGAATATCTAGTCTTTCATAAGAAAAGCGCAAGCAACCACGTCTTCAATAACATGATTGCAAGACATGAAAGGAGCGTATTCGAACTATGTCTGATGAACAACTACCTGAACAGTTTAGGAACTATTGGAAAATATCTTCAAAGCTCCCAGTTTCAGAACCTTCATCAATAGATAAGGATCAACTTAGTAAAGAGTGGATTTCATTTTTGGCAGCGATCGGCAAACAAGTAAAAAAAGATTTACATGAAGAAAAATAGGTGGGCAATTTGCCACACCTATTTTTCAAATTTTACCGATTTTTGAACGGTAAACTGATCACGATCGACACTTTCTCCGTTTATAGACATAATTTGCAGTTCACAAGTAACTGTATAAGTACCTGGAACTGCATCTTCCCAGGTATCCGTCCAAACTAGTTTTTCCTTTGGCTTAATTTCTTTCGATATAATCGCCATTGTAAACATCTTCCCATCACTATACCTGTAGACGATATTTTGATCTTCATCTCTAACCGTAATTTCAAACTGCTGACCTGATGGAAATTGAACG
The nucleotide sequence above comes from Anaerobacillus sp. CMMVII. Encoded proteins:
- a CDS encoding BsuPI-related putative proteinase inhibitor, which translates into the protein MLKVVSIAILGLFLSTGCGTNIESIDYDSGDEAMDLKATLNIEEVGETMQFELTLTNEGDEKVLVQFPSGQQFEITVRDEDQNIVYRYSDGKMFTMAIISKEIKPKEKLVWTDTWEDAVPGTYTVTCELQIMSINGESVDRDQFTVQKSVKFEK